A stretch of the Clostridium fungisolvens genome encodes the following:
- a CDS encoding sensor histidine kinase — protein MEYLIRILIFAAVIGKFIIQGSASALEVSLLLLIAAVNIFKHKYKVTWQILIVEAIVITLGCSYSSNFTFLYALIAYDAGSKDFRYFALPIALLAIYFSGPNNSIEVLVLIFMAFIVGNLTLKFRDNISSFKETYDNERRYRYELEAAKQKLLNSAKEAAYIAEIRERNRIAREIHDTVGHSLAGILLQLQVVQKLKTRDIEKSDSLLEDSIVRLSDSLDVMRNTVHNIRPSSPLGLEYIESIINNFNYCTVNFKPSGDFKSLPANVLETISSDIKEALTNAYKYSKATSIDIKIDVMDKAVRVYIKDNGEGCASLKEGFGLMGIRERIKNLGGNVSFSGENGFIILYIIPLERDKGEELNEGNNS, from the coding sequence ATGGAGTATTTAATTAGGATACTAATTTTTGCAGCAGTGATAGGTAAGTTTATAATTCAAGGAAGTGCATCGGCTCTTGAGGTTTCACTGCTTCTTTTAATAGCTGCTGTTAATATATTTAAGCATAAATACAAGGTCACTTGGCAGATTCTTATAGTAGAAGCTATAGTTATAACCTTAGGATGTTCATACAGTTCTAATTTTACCTTTCTATATGCCCTCATTGCATATGATGCAGGAAGTAAAGACTTTAGGTATTTTGCTTTACCCATAGCATTACTCGCTATTTATTTTTCAGGACCTAATAATAGTATTGAAGTATTAGTTCTAATCTTTATGGCTTTCATAGTTGGAAACCTTACTTTAAAGTTTAGAGATAATATAAGTTCTTTTAAAGAAACTTATGATAATGAAAGAAGATATAGGTATGAGCTTGAAGCTGCAAAGCAGAAGCTCTTAAACTCAGCTAAAGAGGCGGCTTATATCGCAGAAATTAGAGAGAGAAACAGGATTGCAAGGGAGATTCATGATACCGTGGGACACAGTCTTGCAGGTATTTTACTTCAGCTTCAGGTAGTGCAAAAACTTAAGACTAGGGATATAGAAAAGTCCGATAGTCTTCTTGAGGACTCAATCGTACGATTGTCTGATTCCTTAGATGTTATGAGAAATACAGTTCATAACATCAGGCCAAGCAGTCCACTGGGGCTTGAGTATATAGAAAGCATTATTAATAATTTTAATTACTGCACGGTGAACTTTAAACCTTCAGGAGATTTTAAAAGTCTTCCCGCAAATGTTCTTGAAACTATAAGTTCAGATATTAAAGAAGCACTGACAAATGCCTATAAGTATTCTAAGGCAACTTCGATAGATATTAAAATTGATGTTATGGATAAGGCTGTAAGAGTATACATAAAAGATAATGGAGAAGGGTGTGCAAGCCTTAAGGAGGGCTTTGGTCTAATGGGTATAAGAGAAAGGATCAAAAATCTTGGAGGTAATGTATCCTTTAGCGGAGAAAATGGTTTTATAATACTTTATATAATTCCACTTGAAAGAGATAAGGGGGAAGAATTGAATGAAGGTAATAATAGTTGA
- a CDS encoding TetR/AcrR family transcriptional regulator, with product MNQAYFQLPSDKQKRLLNSGYKLFSSYPYKKASMIAIANEADISKSLLFYYFKNKKEYYLFLFDTAVDFVDELKGKSINKEIKDFFQQINKTIERRMEIIHDYPYLYKFITRAYYETFEDIKLEIDKKKKIMLQTKEEEILNIIDYDKFKNPKDVEILFDIVLSVAEGCMRGLEDLDISKMQEKINEFKVMMNCLKKYYYKEEYLTKL from the coding sequence ATGAATCAAGCATATTTTCAGTTACCATCAGATAAACAAAAAAGGTTACTCAATTCTGGATACAAGCTATTTTCATCATATCCCTATAAGAAAGCTTCGATGATTGCAATTGCTAATGAAGCTGATATCTCAAAATCGTTACTGTTTTATTATTTTAAAAATAAAAAAGAATACTATCTATTTTTATTTGATACTGCTGTTGATTTTGTTGATGAACTTAAGGGAAAAAGTATTAATAAGGAAATTAAGGACTTTTTTCAGCAAATAAATAAAACTATAGAACGTAGAATGGAAATCATTCATGACTATCCGTATTTGTATAAGTTTATCACAAGAGCATATTATGAAACCTTTGAAGATATAAAGCTTGAGATAGATAAAAAGAAAAAAATAATGCTGCAAACTAAGGAAGAGGAGATATTGAATATTATCGATTATGATAAATTTAAAAATCCAAAGGATGTAGAAATACTGTTTGATATAGTTCTCTCTGTTGCAGAAGGATGTATGCGAGGACTGGAAGATTTAGATATTTCGAAGATGCAGGAGAAAATAAATGAGTTTAAGGTTATGATGAATTGTTTGAAAAAATATTATTACAAGGAAGAATATTTGACTAAGCTATAG
- a CDS encoding carboxymuconolactone decarboxylase family protein: MDNTRFIKGMENLKAVDGKGGDAVIQSLQDISPDLGKYIIEFAFGDIYSRPVLSLQEREMITIVSLLTAGGCEPQLEVHINGALNTGIEPVKIVETFLQCIPYTGFPKVLNAIFTAKKVFQERNIIL; the protein is encoded by the coding sequence ATGGATAATACAAGATTTATAAAAGGAATGGAAAATTTAAAAGCTGTGGATGGAAAAGGTGGCGATGCAGTGATTCAATCTCTACAAGATATATCACCAGATCTCGGAAAATATATAATTGAGTTTGCTTTTGGTGATATTTATTCTAGACCTGTTTTATCACTACAGGAGCGAGAAATGATTACTATCGTTAGTTTACTTACAGCTGGTGGTTGTGAACCACAGCTTGAAGTCCATATAAATGGAGCCTTAAATACAGGAATAGAGCCAGTCAAAATCGTAGAAACTTTTCTACAATGCATACCTTATACTGGATTTCCAAAAGTACTTAACGCTATCTTTACAGCTAAAAAAGTCTTTCAAGAGCGTAACATCATACTCTAA
- a CDS encoding NADH:flavin oxidoreductase, whose amino-acid sequence MKLLFDKTNIGKLELKNRFIRSATGDGFIKGGHPTEEMFAAYEELARGGVGTIITGNAKITDYRIPFFDMLSIEDDSFIPELKKFTDKVHALETNIILQIAYFGSLIGSEEGDILGPSAVPNLISKIVPKEMSKEDIKYIQKAFATAALRSKEAGFDGVQLHAAHGFLLSQFLTPYYNRRTDEYGGNIENRARMIIETCKEVREMVGEDYPILIKINGSDAIEQGMTFEECKYVCKKLQEVGVNAVEISGSSHTFKPQQEAYFKDYAAEIAKEVDIPVILVGGNRDYTAMEAILNETSIEYFSFSRPFIAESDFIKRWENGDTSRVKCVSCNGCNRPESMGRCVLKK is encoded by the coding sequence ATGAAATTATTATTTGATAAAACAAATATAGGAAAGTTAGAATTAAAGAACAGATTTATTAGATCTGCTACTGGTGATGGCTTTATTAAGGGTGGTCACCCAACAGAGGAAATGTTTGCAGCATATGAAGAGTTAGCTAGAGGTGGTGTCGGAACCATAATAACAGGCAACGCTAAGATAACTGATTATAGGATTCCGTTCTTTGATATGCTTAGTATAGAGGATGATTCTTTTATACCTGAACTAAAAAAATTCACAGATAAAGTCCATGCTTTAGAAACCAATATCATACTACAAATTGCATATTTTGGTTCGCTAATTGGGTCAGAAGAAGGGGATATTTTAGGTCCAAGTGCCGTACCGAATCTTATATCAAAAATCGTACCTAAGGAAATGTCAAAGGAAGATATTAAATATATACAAAAGGCATTTGCTACCGCAGCACTAAGAAGTAAAGAAGCAGGTTTTGATGGTGTACAGCTTCACGCAGCACATGGTTTTCTTTTGAGTCAGTTTTTAACTCCATATTATAATCGTAGAACAGATGAGTATGGTGGAAATATCGAAAATAGAGCTAGAATGATTATAGAGACTTGTAAGGAAGTAAGAGAAATGGTAGGAGAAGACTATCCAATTCTAATAAAGATAAATGGTAGTGATGCTATAGAGCAAGGGATGACTTTTGAAGAATGTAAATATGTTTGCAAAAAGCTACAAGAGGTTGGGGTAAATGCAGTGGAGATAAGCGGCAGTTCTCATACTTTTAAACCACAACAAGAAGCATACTTTAAGGATTATGCTGCGGAAATTGCGAAAGAAGTTGATATTCCAGTTATCTTAGTTGGAGGAAACAGAGATTATACAGCTATGGAAGCCATATTAAATGAAACTTCTATTGAATATTTCTCATTCTCAAGACCATTTATTGCTGAAAGTGATTTTATTAAACGCTGGGAAAATGGAGATACAAGCAGAGTAAAATGTGTTTCATGTAATGGTTGTAACAGACCAGAAAGTATGGGAAGATGTGTATTAAAAAAGTAG
- a CDS encoding NUDIX domain-containing protein — MIKLRNTAKAIIVEDNKILFVKYLSKRTGIVYYVLPGGGQVAGETYAEALKRECLEELGAEVEVKDVALVSEYIGKNHKFADLHSEIHRIECMFFCELKTPLDLSKATNIDPDQIGFQWLKHEELKEKTVYPEALKRVFDEQGNVISPLYLGDVF, encoded by the coding sequence TTGATAAAGTTAAGAAATACTGCCAAAGCCATAATAGTTGAAGATAATAAAATATTATTTGTAAAATATCTTTCAAAGAGAACTGGAATTGTATATTATGTTTTGCCTGGAGGTGGACAAGTAGCCGGGGAAACATATGCAGAGGCGTTAAAAAGAGAATGTCTGGAGGAACTTGGAGCAGAAGTAGAAGTAAAGGACGTTGCACTTGTTAGCGAGTATATTGGGAAAAATCATAAGTTTGCTGATTTACATTCTGAAATACATAGAATTGAATGCATGTTCTTTTGTGAATTAAAAACACCACTTGATTTATCAAAAGCTACTAATATTGACCCTGACCAAATAGGATTTCAGTGGTTAAAGCACGAAGAGCTTAAGGAGAAGACAGTGTATCCTGAGGCATTAAAAAGAGTTTTTGATGAACAGGGGAATGTTATATCTCCATTATATTTAGGGGATGTGTTTTAA
- a CDS encoding nitroreductase family protein yields MLLEQLKTRRSIRKYEHKEVEKEKIDIILKSALLAPSSMSRKPLQFIAVTDAELLQKLSLCREPGPRYLADAPLAIIVIADNTASDVWVEDASIAATFMQLTAHDLGLGSCWIQVRKRFRTEQETAEQYIKELMEIPEQYSVQCILSIGYPGEEKKPYEEGALKYEKLHFNKF; encoded by the coding sequence ATGTTGTTAGAACAATTAAAAACTAGAAGAAGTATTAGAAAATATGAGCATAAAGAAGTAGAAAAGGAGAAAATAGATATAATTCTTAAAAGTGCTCTACTTGCACCATCATCCATGTCAAGAAAGCCACTACAATTCATAGCTGTTACTGATGCAGAATTGCTTCAAAAACTTTCTTTGTGCAGAGAACCAGGTCCTCGTTATTTAGCAGATGCACCTTTAGCGATTATAGTTATAGCAGATAATACTGCAAGTGACGTATGGGTTGAAGATGCATCCATAGCAGCAACTTTTATGCAATTGACAGCACATGACTTAGGACTTGGATCATGTTGGATACAAGTAAGAAAAAGATTCCGTACAGAACAAGAGACAGCAGAGCAATATATTAAAGAATTAATGGAGATACCTGAACAATATAGTGTTCAATGCATTTTATCTATTGGCTATCCTGGAGAGGAAAAAAAGCCTTATGAAGAAGGGGCTTTGAAGTATGAAAAACTTCATTTTAATAAATTTTAA
- a CDS encoding SDR family NAD(P)-dependent oxidoreductase, with protein MEKRIAIVTGASGGIGREFTKLLIEEKVDEVWAIARNKEKLAALKDELGDKVITISKDLSKTEELISIGKIIEEQKPVIAFLINNAGIAKMGTYDEFAIKEIEDTIKINCSALAILCNLCIPYMKSGSRILNISSASSFQPLPYLNLYASTKVFERAYSRALNIELKNKGITVTAVCPSWVDTELLQKEINGKKVKFDGIVSAEMVAIKAMKDAKRGKDMSVCTLYVKYLHFLSKVLPQKLLMNAWVKRVQEYI; from the coding sequence ATGGAGAAGAGAATTGCAATTGTTACTGGAGCTAGTGGTGGTATCGGAAGAGAATTTACAAAGTTATTAATTGAAGAAAAAGTAGACGAAGTTTGGGCTATAGCTAGAAATAAAGAAAAGCTAGCAGCTTTAAAAGATGAATTAGGGGATAAAGTAATTACTATCTCAAAGGATTTATCTAAAACAGAAGAGTTGATTTCCATAGGTAAAATTATAGAAGAACAAAAACCGGTTATAGCATTCTTAATCAATAATGCTGGAATTGCAAAGATGGGAACTTATGATGAGTTTGCCATAAAAGAAATTGAAGATACTATTAAGATAAATTGCAGTGCACTTGCTATTCTATGTAACTTGTGTATTCCATATATGAAAAGTGGAAGTAGAATACTTAACATATCCTCTGCATCATCCTTTCAGCCCTTACCATATCTTAATTTATATGCGTCAACAAAGGTCTTTGAAAGAGCTTATTCTAGAGCATTGAATATAGAATTGAAAAACAAAGGTATTACAGTAACTGCGGTATGTCCGAGCTGGGTTGATACAGAGTTATTGCAGAAAGAAATAAACGGCAAAAAGGTAAAGTTTGATGGTATTGTTTCAGCAGAAATGGTTGCAATAAAAGCTATGAAAGATGCAAAGAGAGGAAAGGATATGTCAGTTTGCACATTGTATGTAAAGTACCTGCATTTCCTATCTAAAGTGCTTCCACAAAAATTGCTTATGAATGCTTGGGTTAAAAGAGTCCAAGAGTATATTTAG
- a CDS encoding response regulator transcription factor gives MKVIIVDDDGLIRDSLKLLIDLEADMEVIGTAKNGMEAFELCKVEHPDIVLMDIRMPIMDGVLGTKLIKESFQHIKVVMLTTFKDDEYIREAIINGAEGYILKNQSSDSIIDSLRTVFKGNAVFEKDIINSITGMLKEEKKNKPSSFGLSEREFETLALIAEGMSNKEIAEKLFLGEGTVRNYITNILEKLSLRDRTQLAIFYLKNF, from the coding sequence ATGAAGGTAATAATAGTTGATGATGACGGCTTAATAAGAGACAGCTTAAAGCTGCTTATAGATCTTGAAGCAGACATGGAGGTAATAGGTACAGCAAAAAATGGTATGGAAGCTTTTGAACTTTGTAAGGTAGAGCATCCAGATATAGTACTTATGGATATTCGCATGCCTATAATGGATGGAGTCCTTGGTACTAAACTTATAAAAGAAAGCTTTCAACATATAAAAGTAGTAATGCTCACTACCTTTAAAGATGATGAATATATAAGAGAAGCAATAATTAATGGAGCTGAAGGATACATTCTAAAAAATCAATCTTCGGATAGCATTATTGACAGTCTTAGGACTGTATTCAAAGGAAATGCAGTGTTCGAAAAAGATATAATTAACTCAATCACAGGGATGCTAAAAGAAGAGAAGAAGAATAAACCTTCAAGCTTTGGACTGTCCGAAAGAGAGTTTGAGACTTTAGCTTTAATTGCTGAAGGAATGTCCAACAAGGAAATAGCGGAAAAGCTTTTCTTGGGCGAAGGAACAGTGAGAAACTATATAACTAATATTCTAGAAAAACTAAGCCTTAGGGATAGGACACAACTGGCTATATTTTATTTGAAGAATTTTTAG
- a CDS encoding GNAT family N-acetyltransferase yields MENILTVRLIIRKFEHNDWKDLYEYLSDKEVVKFEPYDIHSENQAKEEAIRRSTDEAFYAVCLKENGKLIGNLYLAKGDFDTWELGYVFNSKYQGKGYATEGAKALLDYAFKELGARRIIAMCNPKNDHSWKLLERLTMRREGLLLQNIYFKTDRNGEPIWLDTYEYAILKEEWCK; encoded by the coding sequence ATGGAAAACATATTGACAGTTAGGTTAATTATTAGAAAGTTTGAACACAATGATTGGAAGGATTTATATGAATACTTGTCAGATAAAGAAGTAGTTAAATTTGAACCGTATGATATTCATTCAGAAAATCAGGCTAAAGAAGAAGCGATTAGAAGATCAACAGATGAGGCTTTCTATGCAGTTTGCTTAAAGGAAAATGGAAAGTTAATAGGAAACTTGTATTTAGCTAAAGGAGATTTTGATACCTGGGAATTAGGCTATGTGTTCAATAGTAAGTATCAAGGTAAAGGTTATGCCACAGAAGGTGCAAAGGCGCTACTTGACTATGCCTTTAAAGAGTTAGGAGCAAGACGTATTATAGCCATGTGTAATCCAAAGAATGATCATTCATGGAAATTGCTTGAACGCTTAACTATGAGACGTGAGGGTTTGCTTTTACAAAATATCTATTTTAAAACTGATAGGAACGGGGAGCCTATATGGCTTGATACTTACGAATATGCCATATTGAAAGAAGAATGGTGTAAGTAG
- a CDS encoding GNAT family N-acetyltransferase gives MDYEIIHLPKDKWKGTIIPIKYTTDKYYDVTVNKTDKGFAIDIEKKDFNEPVTHSPEECDFPDKLYQDHWENAYAWGVMVDDELIATIETDEELWSNRLRITELWVSEKYQRQGIGHALIEMAKEQARRERRRAIILETQSCNVNAVDFYQHEGFTLIGMDTCCYRNNDLKRKEVRLEFGWFPEEKKRLNREEVEIRMETRDDWYNVELMTQHAFWNKHHLGCDEHYLVHKLRQDKDYLPELSRIAVKNREVIGCIMYSKAKVIDGESTHEIITFGPLCVEPKWQGCGVGELLLRETMKLAADKGYKGIVIFGEPEYYPRIGFKTCDNFNITTADGKNFDAFMGFELAKDSMKDIKGKFYESEVFVDLPKEEVEEYNKKFPKLEKLRFPGQWD, from the coding sequence ATGGATTATGAAATTATACATTTACCAAAAGATAAATGGAAGGGAACTATAATACCTATAAAGTATACAACAGATAAATATTACGATGTTACAGTAAATAAAACAGACAAAGGATTTGCTATTGACATAGAAAAGAAAGATTTTAATGAGCCAGTAACTCATTCACCTGAAGAATGTGATTTCCCAGATAAGTTATATCAAGATCACTGGGAAAATGCTTATGCTTGGGGAGTAATGGTAGACGATGAATTAATTGCTACAATTGAAACTGATGAAGAGTTATGGTCTAATCGTCTAAGAATCACAGAACTTTGGGTATCAGAGAAATATCAAAGGCAAGGAATAGGTCATGCTTTAATTGAAATGGCAAAAGAGCAGGCAAGAAGAGAACGTCGCCGAGCTATTATACTAGAAACTCAGTCTTGCAATGTTAATGCAGTTGATTTTTATCAGCATGAAGGCTTTACATTGATTGGTATGGATACATGCTGCTACAGAAATAATGATCTAAAAAGAAAAGAAGTAAGGTTAGAGTTTGGATGGTTTCCAGAAGAAAAGAAAAGATTAAACCGTGAAGAAGTTGAAATTAGAATGGAGACAAGAGATGATTGGTACAATGTAGAACTCATGACACAGCATGCATTTTGGAACAAACATCATCTTGGATGTGACGAACATTACCTCGTGCATAAATTACGACAAGATAAAGACTACCTTCCTGAGCTTAGCAGAATAGCAGTAAAGAATAGGGAAGTAATAGGATGCATAATGTATTCAAAGGCAAAAGTTATAGATGGTGAAAGTACACATGAAATCATAACCTTTGGACCTCTTTGTGTAGAACCTAAATGGCAGGGCTGTGGAGTTGGTGAATTGCTACTTCGGGAAACAATGAAATTAGCCGCAGATAAAGGCTACAAAGGAATCGTAATTTTCGGTGAACCAGAATATTATCCTAGAATAGGATTTAAAACCTGTGACAATTTTAATATTACAACTGCTGATGGAAAAAACTTTGATGCATTTATGGGATTTGAACTAGCAAAAGATAGCATGAAAGATATTAAAGGGAAATTCTACGAATCAGAAGTTTTTGTAGATCTTCCAAAGGAAGAAGTAGAAGAATACAATAAAAAATTCCCTAAGCTAGAAAAACTAAGATTTCCAGGACAGTGGGATTGA
- a CDS encoding MerR family transcriptional regulator, whose translation MTIGEFSELTGISCSALRYYEDKGLINVERDAGNRRIYCDKDVEWVKFLQRLKDTGMPLKEMKHYSDLRYQGDSTISERLEILEKHEIYVEKQRRLWEEYSENLKSKILWYKKQL comes from the coding sequence ATGACAATTGGTGAATTTTCTGAGTTAACCGGTATAAGCTGTTCGGCATTAAGATATTATGAAGATAAAGGTTTGATCAATGTTGAAAGAGATGCTGGAAATAGAAGAATTTATTGTGATAAAGATGTTGAATGGGTGAAGTTTTTACAACGCCTTAAGGATACGGGTATGCCCCTAAAAGAAATGAAGCATTACTCAGATTTGAGATACCAAGGGGATTCCACAATTTCAGAAAGACTTGAGATATTAGAAAAACATGAGATTTATGTGGAGAAGCAAAGAAGACTCTGGGAAGAGTACTCTGAAAATCTAAAGTCTAAAATTCTATGGTATAAAAAGCAGCTTTGA
- a CDS encoding GNAT family N-acetyltransferase — translation MINYKEIDSSMLESIKDIYKKESWNAYLKDDEKLRRAFDNSLYILGAFDDCKLIGFVRCVGDGEHILMVQDLIVEPEYQKQGIGTYLFKTIMEKYSKVRMFMVVTDIEDIVDNKFYQSFKLKKLEDMNMVGYIR, via the coding sequence ATGATTAACTATAAGGAAATTGACTCATCCATGCTTGAGTCAATAAAGGATATTTACAAAAAGGAATCTTGGAATGCTTATTTGAAAGATGATGAAAAACTAAGAAGAGCATTTGATAATTCATTATATATCCTTGGAGCCTTTGATGATTGTAAGCTTATTGGCTTTGTTAGATGTGTTGGAGATGGAGAACATATTTTGATGGTACAAGATTTAATTGTTGAACCAGAGTATCAAAAGCAGGGGATTGGTACATATCTGTTCAAAACAATAATGGAGAAATACTCAAAGGTAAGAATGTTTATGGTTGTAACTGATATAGAAGATATTGTAGATAATAAATTCTATCAATCCTTCAAACTTAAAAAGTTAGAGGATATGAACATGGTAGGATATATTAGATAG
- a CDS encoding metallophosphoesterase family protein, with amino-acid sequence MDIAVLSDIHGNYIALERCLEYAFSRNIDTFIFLGDYIGELAYPERTMKILYEINERYKCYFIKGNKEDYWLKYNAEGEKGWKDKNSASGSLLYAYNSLTNRDLEFFAKLKSVGEIKFGEVPEITICHGSPEKINEKMLPNDVRTMKVINRVKTPIILCGHSHVQRKIVHNDKCVLNPGAVGVSLFGEGKTQFLILHGSDGIWSEEFISLQYDTSKVIKEMHEAKLYEHAPFWSRVTESILQGGNISHSRVLSRTMEICREETGSCVWPDIPEEYWEKAVRELIL; translated from the coding sequence ATGGATATAGCAGTTTTATCTGATATTCATGGCAATTACATTGCACTAGAGCGCTGCCTTGAATATGCATTTTCAAGAAACATCGATACGTTTATATTTCTGGGTGATTATATTGGAGAATTAGCGTACCCAGAAAGAACAATGAAGATATTATATGAGATTAATGAACGATATAAATGTTATTTTATAAAGGGAAATAAGGAAGATTATTGGCTTAAATATAATGCTGAAGGTGAAAAGGGCTGGAAAGACAAAAATTCAGCCAGTGGTTCATTACTATATGCATACAACTCTCTTACAAATAGAGATTTGGAATTTTTTGCTAAACTCAAGTCGGTAGGAGAAATAAAATTTGGTGAGGTGCCAGAAATCACAATTTGCCATGGTTCACCAGAAAAGATAAATGAAAAAATGTTACCAAATGATGTGAGAACCATGAAAGTGATTAATAGGGTAAAAACACCGATCATTTTATGTGGACATTCCCATGTACAAAGGAAGATAGTGCATAATGATAAATGTGTTCTAAATCCTGGGGCTGTAGGGGTATCTCTTTTTGGTGAAGGAAAGACACAGTTTTTGATATTGCACGGAAGTGATGGAATATGGTCTGAGGAATTTATAAGTCTTCAGTATGACACTTCGAAAGTAATAAAAGAAATGCATGAAGCTAAGCTGTACGAACATGCGCCTTTTTGGAGTAGGGTAACTGAAAGTATACTTCAAGGAGGAAATATATCTCATAGCAGAGTTTTATCAAGAACAATGGAGATATGTAGAGAAGAAACTGGTAGTTGTGTTTGGCCTGATATCCCTGAAGAATATTGGGAGAAGGCCGTAAGAGAATTAATACTTTGA
- a CDS encoding TetR/AcrR family transcriptional regulator, whose product MTPETKKIDPRAARTRILIQDAFLSLTREKVFEAITVKDIVERANINRSTFYAHFEDKYILLDQLLSEAFSSGISSKFQSDVQLNEDTLKTLIVAMCSYHENISNHCNMVYKSISSYMDNKTQLKLKELIALMLTNTTSFGVIEQENLDLLSIMISNSIYGATSYWYSKGRHVSAKELSHNILPYVMPSIEMFTSRR is encoded by the coding sequence ATGACACCTGAAACTAAGAAAATAGATCCAAGAGCTGCTAGAACTCGTATTTTAATACAAGATGCCTTTCTTTCCTTAACAAGGGAAAAGGTTTTTGAAGCAATAACCGTAAAAGATATAGTAGAGAGAGCTAATATAAATAGATCCACCTTTTATGCACATTTTGAGGATAAGTATATTCTTCTAGATCAGTTACTTTCAGAAGCCTTCTCCTCTGGGATATCTAGTAAATTTCAATCTGATGTACAGTTAAATGAAGATACACTAAAAACTTTAATAGTGGCTATGTGCAGCTATCATGAGAATATCAGCAATCACTGTAATATGGTTTATAAATCAATTTCTTCTTATATGGATAATAAAACACAGCTTAAACTTAAGGAACTTATTGCTCTTATGTTAACTAACACTACTAGCTTCGGTGTAATCGAGCAAGAAAATTTAGATTTACTATCCATAATGATAAGTAATTCAATATATGGAGCTACTAGCTACTGGTATAGTAAAGGGAGACATGTTTCAGCCAAAGAACTTTCACATAATATATTACCTTATGTAATGCCTAGTATTGAGATGTTCACGTCTAGAAGATAG
- a CDS encoding alpha/beta fold hydrolase: MENQARHLVFKNINCDIHYWYRKGMTNKWVLFFHGAGVDHEMFNEQFKAFDDTYNLIAWDCRGHGLSRFEQGQKFQFKDMISDCKKLYEIYNIDKAVLIGQSMGGNLAQEIAYYYPELVEKLVLIDCTENTGKLTFIEKCSLKSSKFIFNCYPWKLLIKQSANACANKESVQKYIKNCFERIDKETFIDIMTDLTKCLHYDPEFKFKNPVLLLCGSDEKTGNIKKIAEPWAKSDSNCTLHFIDHAAHNSNQDNPEMVNKLIIDFINVSFITK; encoded by the coding sequence ATGGAAAATCAAGCTAGACATTTGGTATTCAAAAATATTAATTGTGATATTCATTATTGGTATAGAAAGGGAATGACCAATAAGTGGGTGTTGTTTTTTCACGGAGCAGGTGTTGATCATGAAATGTTCAATGAGCAATTTAAGGCATTTGATGATACCTACAACTTAATTGCATGGGACTGTCGAGGTCACGGTTTGTCTAGATTCGAGCAAGGACAAAAGTTTCAGTTTAAAGATATGATTAGCGACTGTAAAAAACTATATGAAATTTACAACATTGATAAAGCAGTTCTTATAGGACAATCAATGGGTGGCAATCTAGCCCAGGAGATAGCTTACTATTATCCAGAGCTAGTAGAAAAATTGGTACTTATTGATTGTACCGAAAACACAGGAAAACTCACATTTATAGAAAAATGTTCTCTAAAATCTAGTAAGTTTATATTTAACTGTTATCCCTGGAAGCTGCTTATAAAGCAGAGTGCTAATGCTTGTGCAAACAAAGAAAGTGTACAAAAATATATTAAGAATTGTTTTGAAAGGATTGATAAAGAAACCTTTATTGATATTATGACAGATTTAACAAAATGTCTTCATTATGATCCAGAATTCAAGTTTAAAAATCCTGTGTTATTACTTTGTGGTTCAGATGAAAAAACAGGCAATATTAAAAAGATTGCTGAGCCGTGGGCAAAAAGTGATAGCAATTGTACACTTCATTTTATCGACCATGCAGCACATAACTCCAATCAGGATAATCCAGAGATGGTAAATAAATTGATCATTGACTTTATAAACGTAAGTTTCATTACGAAGTGA